The bacterium sequence AGATAAAGGAGAAATATGAAAAACAAGAAAACAATAATGGCTTTTGGAGCACACCACGACGATATTGAATTAGACTATGGTGGCACCCTTGTAAATTATATAAAAAAAGGATGGAATGTTATTTACACAATAGCAACCACTACCCCCTATTATATGCATTCTGAGCAAGATATTAGGGAAGGCAGGTACCCTTCTAATAAAGAGATTATTGATATAAGAAAGAGAGAAGCAGAGGAGGGCGCTAAAATTCTCGGTATTTCGGATATATCTTTCTTTGACTTTAAGAGCCTTTACTGGTACGAAGATAAATCTATCAACTTAACACACTTTGACGGTATTAAAAACACCTGTGAAGACCTTGCCCGAATTGAAAAAGAGATACCCGGTAGAGAATATATTGTTAGCGCTCTTTTTTCAAAAGATGCAACAGATTTTCTTTCAGATTTTATACTGAGCAAAAAGGTTGACATAATTTTAACCCACAGCGCAGACGATGAACACTGGGAACATTATGCTGTTGCAGGGTTAGCTGCTTCTGTCTGCAGACAACTTGTCGCAAAAGGAAAAGATATAAAACTATTTAATGGACCCCCAAGTTTAGGTGGCTCAATAAACCGTTCTTTCGCACCCACAAGATTTGTTGACATAACAGATTCTATAGATATCAAATGTAAGGCAGTTTCTGCGTTTAAGAGTCAGTATCCAGATAGAGATACTTCGGAATTTGTTGAACATATACTAAAACTTGGAAAAATTTATGGACAACTTTCTGGCTTTGAATATGCAGAGGCTTTTATGGATGGTTTAATTACATATAAAAAAGAGTTTAGTCCACCAATGACTTATG is a genomic window containing:
- a CDS encoding PIG-L family deacetylase, with the protein product MKNKKTIMAFGAHHDDIELDYGGTLVNYIKKGWNVIYTIATTTPYYMHSEQDIREGRYPSNKEIIDIRKREAEEGAKILGISDISFFDFKSLYWYEDKSINLTHFDGIKNTCEDLARIEKEIPGREYIVSALFSKDATDFLSDFILSKKVDIILTHSADDEHWEHYAVAGLAASVCRQLVAKGKDIKLFNGPPSLGGSINRSFAPTRFVDITDSIDIKCKAVSAFKSQYPDRDTSEFVEHILKLGKIYGQLSGFEYAEAFMDGLITYKKEFSPPMTYDASKALIGFD